One window of the Rubrobacter naiadicus genome contains the following:
- the metX gene encoding homoserine O-acetyltransferase MetX, whose product MAQDPGAGAKEAPARSGRVLCRIGPFEPELGGHLPEVVLAYETWGELNGARDNAVLIVHALTGDSHAAGEPDEEYRRGGWWHPLIGPGRPVDTERYFVVCSNVLGGCSGSTGPASRDPVSGRPYGMRFPLVTIRDMVRAQKRLLEELGIERLELVAGGSIGGQQALEWAVEFPGFARRVIPVAATGALGPQGIGMSEIGRRAIMSDPDWQGGDYYGTGRSPERGLAIARMAGMMTYQSAQGQWERFGRRPATRPALYEEFGGRFEVESYLHYQGRDLVRRFDANSYLYLTRAMDLYDVAAGYRSEQEALSRMESEVLFVGISSDWLFPAAEVRALAERARRAGARAHYTEIESPNGHDAFLKDWDAMEAVFRDFLE is encoded by the coding sequence ATGGCACAAGATCCGGGGGCCGGGGCTAAGGAAGCCCCGGCCCGTTCGGGCAGGGTTCTCTGCCGCATAGGACCTTTCGAACCGGAGCTCGGCGGCCATCTCCCCGAGGTAGTTCTGGCCTACGAGACCTGGGGCGAGCTCAACGGGGCGAGGGACAACGCGGTTCTCATCGTCCACGCCCTCACGGGCGACTCGCACGCCGCCGGGGAGCCGGACGAGGAGTACAGGCGCGGCGGCTGGTGGCATCCCCTGATCGGGCCGGGGCGTCCGGTGGACACGGAGCGGTACTTCGTGGTCTGCTCGAACGTGCTCGGCGGGTGCTCCGGGAGCACGGGGCCGGCCTCCCGCGACCCGGTCTCCGGCAGGCCCTACGGGATGCGCTTCCCGCTCGTCACGATCCGGGACATGGTGCGGGCCCAGAAGCGCCTGCTCGAGGAGCTCGGCATAGAGCGTCTCGAGCTGGTCGCCGGGGGCTCCATCGGCGGGCAGCAGGCGCTCGAGTGGGCCGTAGAGTTCCCCGGGTTCGCGAGGAGGGTGATCCCGGTCGCCGCGACCGGCGCCCTCGGGCCGCAGGGGATCGGGATGAGCGAGATCGGACGCCGGGCGATCATGTCCGACCCCGACTGGCAGGGGGGCGACTACTACGGCACGGGGCGCTCGCCGGAGCGGGGGCTCGCCATAGCCCGGATGGCCGGGATGATGACCTACCAGAGCGCGCAGGGGCAGTGGGAGCGCTTCGGGAGGAGGCCGGCGACGCGTCCGGCGCTCTACGAGGAGTTCGGCGGGCGCTTCGAGGTGGAGAGCTACCTGCACTACCAGGGACGCGACCTGGTGAGGAGGTTCGACGCCAACTCCTACCTGTACCTGACGCGCGCGATGGACCTCTACGACGTGGCCGCGGGCTACCGGTCCGAGCAGGAGGCGCTCTCGCGCATGGAGTCGGAGGTGCTCTTCGTGGGCATCTCGAGCGACTGGCTCTTCCCGGCGGCCGAGGTGCGCGCCCTCGCGGAGAGGGCGCGGCGGGCGGGGGCGAGGGCGCACTACACCGAGATAGAGTCCCCGAACGGCCACGACGCGTTCCTCAAGGACTGGGACGCGATGGAGGCGGTCTTCAGAGACTTTCTGGAGTAA
- a CDS encoding aspartate kinase: protein MREKPLVIKFGGTSVGGGEQFVRAAGIAAEEARRRPVAVVVSAMRGVTDELIGYTGEAGSRTAPGVEALLENLARRHLEAARWACSGERLAELEDDLYRLLSELRGLCLGGGADRREAIASFGERLSARMMAAVLDELGVPAAVAPDPIATRGGGDGPEVDPERTRQRCNRSVTPLLEEGMVAVVPGYVGRAPDGGVATLGRGGSDLSATVLGRALGSEEVWIMTDVDGVLSADPALVPGAVPIPHLSYEQAGAFARLGAKVLHPRTMEPAEAAGMEVVVKNTFNPSFPGTRICSGESGGARCVGLRRGIAVEIPCGGGRRRRAAAVVCIGGRESGLLERGTRCLLAAGISPLHATFFGPGAIFFVAEEREREALRALHDGLVVNSAVVGEGVA, encoded by the coding sequence TTGAGAGAGAAACCCCTGGTGATCAAATTCGGGGGCACCTCGGTCGGCGGGGGCGAGCAGTTCGTCCGCGCCGCGGGGATAGCCGCCGAGGAGGCCCGCAGACGTCCGGTGGCCGTCGTCGTCTCGGCCATGCGCGGCGTGACCGACGAGCTCATCGGGTACACCGGGGAGGCGGGCTCTCGAACCGCACCGGGGGTCGAGGCCCTGCTCGAAAATCTGGCCCGGCGACACCTCGAGGCGGCGCGGTGGGCGTGCTCCGGGGAGCGGCTCGCGGAGCTCGAGGATGATCTGTATCGTCTCCTGTCGGAACTGAGGGGGCTGTGCCTGGGTGGGGGGGCCGATCGCAGGGAGGCCATCGCGTCCTTCGGCGAGCGGCTCTCGGCGAGGATGATGGCTGCGGTGCTGGACGAGCTCGGCGTACCGGCCGCGGTGGCCCCAGACCCGATAGCGACCCGCGGCGGCGGCGATGGCCCCGAGGTCGACCCGGAACGGACGCGGCAGCGATGTAACCGCAGCGTCACGCCGCTGCTCGAGGAAGGGATGGTCGCGGTCGTCCCCGGCTACGTCGGGCGTGCCCCGGACGGCGGCGTGGCGACGCTCGGACGGGGAGGCTCGGACCTCTCGGCGACGGTGCTCGGCCGGGCCCTGGGCTCCGAGGAGGTCTGGATCATGACCGACGTCGACGGCGTGCTCTCGGCGGACCCGGCCCTCGTGCCCGGGGCGGTGCCGATCCCCCACCTCTCCTACGAGCAGGCCGGGGCGTTCGCGCGCCTGGGGGCGAAGGTGCTGCACCCGAGGACGATGGAGCCGGCAGAGGCGGCCGGGATGGAGGTCGTGGTGAAAAACACCTTCAACCCCTCCTTCCCCGGCACGCGCATCTGTTCCGGGGAGAGCGGCGGGGCACGCTGCGTCGGCCTCCGGCGGGGCATCGCCGTCGAGATCCCCTGCGGCGGGGGACGCAGGCGCCGGGCGGCGGCCGTCGTGTGCATCGGCGGCCGGGAGAGCGGGCTGCTCGAGCGCGGCACCCGCTGCCTGCTCGCGGCGGGGATCTCCCCCCTGCACGCCACCTTCTTCGGACCTGGGGCGATCTTCTTCGTCGCCGAGGAGCGGGAGAGGGAGGCTCTGCGCGCGCTGCACGACGGGCTCGTCGTGAACTCCGCGGTGGTGGGCGAGGGGGTCGCATGA
- a CDS encoding aspartate-semialdehyde dehydrogenase, with amino-acid sequence MSEGYNVAVVGAGLVGEKLVSELYRRGFPVRDLRVLARTARTAELAGRTFDIGVAEPEAFEGVDIALFAGTEGEKGAAVRLAREAIARGATVIDNGSDFRLDPEVPLVVPEVNPHALENHRGLIANPNCSTIQMVVALAPIARSFGLERVVVSTYQAVSGAGRAGVEALEMGSGDAFPKPISGNVLPLIGSVGEDGYTTEERKMREESRKILEMPSLPVHATTVRVPVHTGHAESVYVETSEEVTLDEVLSALSEAPGIEPYADPLQAPTPIEVVGDPKVHVGRVRAEGNVVELWCVADNLLKGAATNAVQIAEALVGVGAPKAV; translated from the coding sequence ATGTCCGAGGGATACAACGTCGCAGTAGTGGGAGCGGGGCTCGTCGGGGAGAAGCTCGTCTCCGAGCTCTACCGCCGCGGGTTCCCGGTACGTGATCTCAGGGTGCTCGCCCGCACCGCCCGTACCGCCGAGCTCGCCGGCAGGACCTTCGATATAGGCGTCGCCGAACCGGAGGCCTTCGAGGGAGTGGACATCGCCCTCTTCGCCGGAACCGAAGGCGAGAAGGGTGCGGCGGTACGGCTCGCCCGCGAGGCGATCGCCCGCGGCGCGACCGTCATAGACAACGGCAGCGACTTCCGGCTCGACCCGGAGGTCCCGCTCGTCGTCCCGGAGGTGAACCCGCACGCGCTGGAGAACCATCGGGGTCTGATCGCCAACCCCAACTGCTCGACGATCCAGATGGTCGTCGCCCTCGCCCCCATCGCCCGCAGCTTCGGCCTCGAGCGGGTGGTCGTCTCGACCTACCAGGCAGTCTCGGGCGCGGGCAGAGCCGGGGTCGAGGCGCTCGAGATGGGCTCCGGGGACGCCTTCCCGAAGCCCATCTCGGGCAACGTCCTCCCGCTCATCGGATCCGTCGGCGAGGACGGATACACCACCGAGGAGAGGAAGATGCGCGAGGAGTCGCGCAAGATCCTCGAGATGCCCTCCCTCCCGGTCCACGCCACCACGGTGCGCGTCCCCGTGCACACGGGCCACGCCGAGAGCGTCTACGTCGAGACCTCCGAAGAGGTGACCCTCGACGAGGTCCTATCTGCCCTCTCCGAGGCCCCCGGGATCGAACCCTACGCCGACCCCCTTCAGGCCCCCACCCCGATCGAGGTGGTCGGCGACCCGAAGGTCCACGTCGGGAGGGTGCGTGCGGAGGGCAACGTCGTCGAGCTGTGGTGCGTGGCCGACAACCTCCTCAAGGGCGCCGCCACCAACGCCGTGCAGATAGCGGAGGCGCTCGTCGGCGTCGGGGCCCCGAAGGCCGTATAA
- a CDS encoding FmdB family zinc ribbon protein yields the protein MPIYEYKCDNDHVFDIMQKISDAPLTSCIECGAPVRKVLQPVSIAFKGSGFYSTDYGRSNGSRPTEKSSSDNGSDSKPAKKNGESSETKAQSKKSD from the coding sequence ATGCCGATATACGAGTACAAATGTGATAACGATCATGTCTTCGACATAATGCAGAAGATCTCCGACGCCCCTCTCACCTCCTGTATAGAGTGCGGCGCCCCCGTGCGTAAAGTCCTCCAGCCGGTGAGCATCGCATTCAAGGGCTCCGGCTTCTACTCCACGGACTACGGCCGGTCGAACGGAAGCCGCCCGACCGAGAAATCCTCCTCCGACAACGGAAGCGACTCGAAGCCGGCCAAGAAGAACGGCGAATCCTCCGAAACCAAGGCCCAGAGTAAGAAAAGCGACTAA
- a CDS encoding DNA polymerase III subunit alpha, with protein sequence MVRISGASFAHLHCHSEYSMLDGASRIKDLVSFAASEGMPGIALTDHGVMYGAVKFYQEAKKAGIKPVMGCEVYVTADRRKKDKSPYYHLTLLARTPEGYRNLMKLSTVGFLEGFYYKPRVDLETLRKHGRGIICLSGCLSAEVPNRILEGRMDEARRLLEEYQGIFDAVYLEMQDHGIPEQRRVNEGLMQLHRETGLPLVATNDSHYTARSDAKMHDVLLCIGTGKFHSDPNRMRFASEEFYIKPLSEMERLFPDHPEALENTAKVVESVEDPGIELGKTRLPAFPKPEGYTAREYLRELCERGVKKRYGEVTPEIRQRLDFELETISKMGFEDYFLIVWDFVRYAKERGIAVGPGRGSAAGSLVAYALEITDLDPLRYSLLFERFLNPDRISMPDVDIDFSVSGRADVMRYVTEKYGGHEHVAQIITFGTLGARAAIRDAGRVFQYPYGETDKLARLIPEKPVGTTLKDVLKKEKDRYLPTDKHPGPAREILSLIEKDEGAKKILDIAFEIEGFARHASTHAAGVVISEEPLTDIVPLQKGAKGEVVVQHPMSDVEALGLLKVDFLGLRNLDVIEETLQNIRATRGEEVDIRGIPLDDEETLELFARGDTFGVFQFESSGMQRMLQEVKPDRFDDLVALNALYRPGPMEHIPEFKRGKHDPESVEYPDERIRPILEPTYGVAAYQEQLMEIAKTLGGFTPGEADTLRKAIGKKKKDLMATLKDKFIEGCRSNGVDPRTTEKLWSWMEAAGGYSFNKSHAACYTFLAFQTAYLKAHYPAEYMAALMSSVMNTKDRVPQYVAEARAMGIEVLPPDVNTSGKRFTVVDGTIRFGLSAVKNVGEACVEAIIAAREEGGPFEDIFDFCERVDPKTYNKRTLESLIKCGAFDFSGHSRAALLEVHAEAVERVAKSARSVSSDQFSMFDASEIAPPRPEVPRVEEDRRRALEWEKETMGLYVSDHPLRPVLHKLGRHTDTSIPELEGCRDGQAVWIGGLATSVRRNTTRKGDTMAALQLDDTRGLAEVIVFPKVYSKCAGAIREDAILKVRGRVDRKEGTPRIVALDVEELSLEPGPDPLYLYAAAFVGKPKEEAEEAFRLISRHPGEHPLVLVSGDGLPDREICTVEDSSDLHAELKRMLGPGCISAVRRAAERQMERVS encoded by the coding sequence GTGGTTCGGATTAGCGGCGCGTCCTTCGCACACCTGCACTGCCACTCCGAGTATTCGATGCTCGACGGGGCGAGCCGGATAAAAGACCTGGTCTCCTTCGCCGCCTCGGAAGGGATGCCGGGGATAGCGCTCACCGACCACGGGGTCATGTACGGGGCGGTGAAGTTCTACCAGGAGGCGAAGAAGGCCGGGATAAAGCCCGTGATGGGCTGCGAGGTCTACGTCACCGCCGACCGCAGGAAGAAGGACAAGAGCCCCTACTACCACCTGACGCTTTTGGCGCGCACGCCGGAGGGCTACCGCAACCTGATGAAGCTCTCCACGGTAGGGTTCCTCGAAGGCTTCTACTACAAGCCGCGGGTGGACCTCGAGACGCTGAGGAAGCACGGGCGCGGGATCATCTGCCTCTCGGGGTGCCTTTCGGCGGAGGTTCCGAACAGGATACTCGAGGGGAGGATGGACGAAGCGCGCAGGCTCCTCGAGGAGTACCAGGGGATCTTCGACGCCGTCTACCTGGAGATGCAGGATCACGGCATCCCGGAGCAGCGGAGGGTGAACGAGGGCCTGATGCAGCTGCACCGGGAGACCGGGCTTCCGCTGGTCGCGACCAACGACAGCCACTACACGGCCAGGAGCGACGCGAAGATGCACGACGTCCTTTTGTGCATCGGGACCGGCAAATTCCACTCCGACCCCAACCGGATGCGCTTCGCTTCCGAAGAGTTCTACATCAAGCCCCTCTCGGAGATGGAGCGGCTCTTCCCGGACCATCCCGAGGCGCTCGAGAACACCGCGAAGGTCGTGGAGAGCGTCGAGGATCCGGGCATAGAGCTCGGCAAGACCCGTCTCCCCGCCTTCCCGAAGCCCGAGGGGTACACCGCGAGGGAGTACCTGAGGGAGCTGTGCGAGCGGGGGGTGAAAAAGCGCTACGGAGAGGTCACCCCGGAGATCCGCCAGCGGCTCGACTTCGAGCTCGAGACCATCTCCAAGATGGGATTCGAGGACTATTTCCTCATCGTGTGGGACTTCGTGCGCTACGCCAAGGAGCGTGGGATCGCGGTGGGCCCCGGTCGCGGGTCGGCCGCGGGCTCGCTCGTGGCCTACGCCCTGGAGATAACCGACCTCGACCCGCTGCGCTACTCGCTGCTCTTCGAGCGCTTTTTGAACCCCGACAGGATCAGCATGCCCGACGTGGACATAGACTTCTCGGTCTCGGGCCGGGCCGACGTGATGCGCTACGTCACCGAGAAGTACGGCGGGCACGAGCACGTCGCCCAGATCATCACCTTTGGAACTCTGGGGGCACGCGCAGCGATAAGGGACGCGGGCAGGGTCTTCCAGTATCCCTACGGCGAGACCGACAAGCTGGCCCGGCTCATCCCCGAAAAGCCTGTCGGGACCACCCTCAAGGACGTCCTGAAGAAGGAGAAGGACCGCTACCTGCCCACCGACAAGCACCCCGGTCCGGCGCGCGAGATCCTCTCCCTCATCGAGAAGGACGAGGGGGCGAAGAAGATCCTCGACATAGCCTTCGAGATAGAGGGCTTCGCCCGCCACGCCTCGACCCACGCCGCCGGGGTCGTCATCTCCGAGGAGCCCCTGACGGACATCGTGCCGCTGCAGAAGGGGGCCAAGGGCGAGGTCGTGGTCCAGCACCCGATGTCAGACGTCGAGGCGCTCGGGCTCTTGAAGGTGGACTTCCTGGGCCTGCGCAACCTCGACGTCATCGAGGAGACGCTGCAGAACATCCGCGCGACGCGCGGCGAGGAGGTGGACATCCGGGGCATCCCCCTCGACGACGAGGAGACCCTCGAACTCTTCGCCCGCGGCGACACCTTCGGGGTCTTCCAGTTCGAGTCGAGCGGGATGCAGCGGATGCTGCAGGAAGTGAAACCCGACCGCTTCGACGACCTGGTCGCCCTGAACGCGCTCTACCGGCCCGGACCGATGGAGCACATCCCGGAGTTCAAGCGCGGCAAGCACGACCCGGAGAGCGTCGAGTACCCCGACGAACGAATAAGGCCCATCCTGGAGCCCACCTACGGCGTCGCCGCCTACCAGGAGCAGCTCATGGAGATCGCCAAGACCCTGGGCGGCTTCACCCCCGGCGAGGCCGACACGCTGCGCAAGGCCATCGGCAAGAAGAAAAAAGACCTGATGGCCACCCTCAAGGACAAGTTCATCGAGGGGTGCCGGTCCAACGGCGTGGACCCGCGGACCACGGAGAAGCTGTGGAGCTGGATGGAGGCCGCGGGCGGATACTCGTTCAACAAGAGCCACGCCGCCTGCTACACGTTCCTCGCGTTCCAGACGGCATACCTAAAGGCCCACTACCCGGCGGAGTACATGGCCGCGCTCATGAGCAGCGTGATGAACACCAAGGATCGTGTCCCCCAGTACGTCGCCGAGGCGCGGGCGATGGGCATAGAGGTGCTCCCGCCCGACGTAAACACCTCGGGCAAGCGCTTCACGGTCGTAGACGGCACCATCCGCTTCGGCCTCTCCGCCGTAAAGAACGTCGGGGAGGCGTGCGTCGAGGCGATCATCGCCGCGCGGGAGGAGGGTGGTCCTTTCGAAGACATCTTCGACTTCTGCGAGCGGGTCGACCCGAAGACCTACAACAAGCGCACGCTCGAATCGCTGATAAAGTGCGGCGCCTTCGACTTCTCAGGACACTCGCGGGCGGCGCTGCTGGAAGTGCACGCCGAGGCGGTCGAGAGGGTGGCGAAGAGCGCAAGATCTGTAAGCTCGGACCAGTTCTCGATGTTCGATGCCTCGGAGATCGCCCCGCCGCGCCCGGAGGTTCCACGGGTGGAGGAGGACCGGCGCCGGGCGCTGGAGTGGGAGAAGGAGACGATGGGTCTCTACGTCTCGGATCACCCCTTGAGGCCGGTGCTGCACAAGCTCGGCAGGCACACCGACACTTCGATCCCGGAGCTCGAGGGTTGTCGGGACGGACAGGCGGTCTGGATCGGAGGGCTCGCGACGAGCGTACGGCGCAACACCACGCGCAAGGGAGATACCATGGCGGCGCTGCAGCTCGACGACACCCGGGGGCTCGCCGAGGTGATCGTCTTCCCCAAAGTCTACTCGAAGTGCGCCGGGGCGATCCGGGAGGACGCGATCCTGAAGGTCCGCGGCAGGGTG